The Pieris rapae chromosome 9, ilPieRapa1.1, whole genome shotgun sequence region GTTGATAGTGAAATTAGGGTACGATTTGCCTGCAAACGAGGCGATCTAGGGTGCTGCGACCACTTTCCCTATGTTGTCTCTGAATATAGGGCCGTGTTAAAGCGGGGTAAGGtaagtcaaaaaataaaatcatcagtggcgctacaacctctttaggtcctggcctcagatttctgaatctgtttcatgatcatttttaaacctaatgggtctaagacatgtgggtttcctcacgatgtttttcacacatagaaaaaagtccattggtgcacagcccgggatcgaaccaacgacctctggtatgagagtcgcacgctgaagccactaggccaacactgctcaatgtAAGTCAAACCTGCCTATAATATTCGAAGCAAAATTGTTAAGAACGATTCGGTTACAGCTGAAAACTGATCGTACGTAGGAAATGCGTTCGACTGTGTGCGGGTTGTATTCCTGACGAATTTCCGGTGGCAGTATCAACTAGAATTTTCTTGaatacttacaaataaaatatcatctgatccaatacatttttctgGTTTTATCGGGTTTTCACTCATAATGTTGTAGAATTGCGCAGATGCCTTTAGAACaccaaacaataatattactaaatgCTCCATGACTATACTGACATCGGGTAAAAGATATTTTAGCGtactgataattaatatacgttCACTAATGGAGAAATGTATAGGAGCAAGTATTATTCAAACTACTTGGGTTTTATGAAACATTAAACAGTTCTTGTTTGATAACAGtatcgttttaatttaatactttcgTTATAATAAAGGATAGGtggtatttctttttttatatgaaaaggaCGAACTATCTACTGAGACAACCCACTCAGTAGcacgttattataaaaagtaatgagTTTAATtatcgtattttattaaaagtccTATTTCGTATCTATCTATCCAACCGTGTTTACGAAGTgctgaaaagagacagaagaATGAATTAAAACAGTGCAATAACTGTTTTAGTTTCAAGATTTAATAGGGAAGGTACGTATCTTGTTCatctttgataataattagagATGATAGTAAGATTATTACTTGCTTTCTTAATATTCACTACTAGTTAGCTACTATTAATATCTGTCAATTGAATGAAATTTGTCAATCGATTATGTCATGACATTATCACACGTATATAATATCGTTTCTATAACACATTTTCATAAGTATCTGATTGTCCTCATTTCAACTCTAACAGTTGAGACTTgagagtaaaaataatatcttatctAGATTTCAGTAAACTCTCACAGTTTTTTCATTCCAACAGTTCTATTTGTCTGTACAAAATAGGGACCACAATAAAAACCGACTAGTAAACACTGGTAAACAActtttcttttgatatttttttcggTGTTTTACCTTTTAACATGATTAtattgtacttaaatataaacagaaatcATTGAtctctattaaaatttttatatgtatgttaaatgCTAAAATACTTAACTGTACATAACTGAGAAACTTAGtttcaaaaaattgaaaaagtcGACTGAAAAAActgttcattttattaaataagtaatttggGAGAGTCCTGGTCTCTAATTATACCCGATATGACTTAAAACGAAAAACAAGGGCCaacttaatactttattattacaacatttagtacttcattacaattaatgccattacaaaaataatacataaattcatGTTTAAGTTAGCCTCGCTCGGCACTGTTCCATGTGTGTCTTCAACTTATCGCATTTCTCACTTTCCTCCCATTTAGGACAgttctgaaaagaaaattttcttagttatatgttaaaatcgtttaaaataaCAGAACTCAAAGCTCGTTTATACGCTCCTGAAAAAGAGAACATTTATTTCCAATTtccaaaactattttttttaataatatactaattagTTCTTAAAATTCGTTTGTACATcaagtttaatttatcaatcCCCAGTGTACAACGGCCTTAAATTTCTGTATCCCTCTCTTTCATATTGAAGGCCAGGAACATGCTTGACTTCTCGATATTTGGGTCTTAGAAGTTACTATAACTTATTGTTAATAGAACTGTCATTGCTTAACACACTTAACTATACGTACATTAAATGTCTCGAAGAACATGCAGGTTACGATTCTGTCTGGTAAGCATGCCTCTGGTGGTCCAGATACATCGTCTTTGAGACATCTCTCTTTGGCCTTATCCACTGTATCTTTAAAGTCCGCGTTTTCTGCAGTCCATGTATCTAAGAAATCTGATACTGCATCTAAATCTACATTCTTCTCGTCCTTCATCAAATTCTTCTTATTCATAAGGCATATTAGTTTGCTACACTATAAAAAGCAAAATGCACATATTTTAACAGTAGGCtgaattttaagaaatatatttatttagatcgcattttattatagagatacaatttattttataagtattttttttaaataaaataaggatattttttctcacgatgtcaataataaaaaacttgtatTCAAAATCGAAGCTATAAATCGATACcgactattattttttgataattgcGACATCTAGTGTATGTTTGTAAAACTTACATCAGGTGGCCCTCGTCGTTTTCCGTCTGTAGGTTCTTCAAATCCACAGTCCGCACGTTCTTCACTAGTAAAAAGGTGCGGCATCTTACAGCATTCGAATGGTTTATCCTGGAATGTTattgtttaaagaattttagcaaacattttttacctcagcgccatctgttaaaCCCAAGCAAATCTAAatcttataagaataatatcaaaattggCCTGCACTAGAGTACAGAGTAGGACATCCTGTGATTGCAATGACAATATGCACATATCTTAGAATCtgttagataatattaaattggcacaAAAAACATAACTATGATTAAGTAATACCGTTTAACtctcaattaattaataacgtcATTCTTGATAAGTATCAAGGTTGTTCTATACaatgaaaatgtaataaaaaataaagaagtaaCTTACAACAGGGGGTGGTCCGCAGAGACCAGATGGTCCTTGAGGCATTACGCtctgtaaagaaaataatatatatagattgattaattacaaaaaaccgCACAGTAGtataaaaatgtcatattaattatgattgtcataataataagaacagttaacttgataaatttaatcaacCCCTTAAACGTTTACACGGCAGTGATCTCTCTTCTAggaaagtgatttttttatgttgcaggaggcagacgagcaggaggctcacctgatgttaagtgataccgccgcccatggatactcgcactgccagaagtcTCTGAGATTGAATAGATAGATAgcgtaacatttttaaaaatatattgtggtTTAAAAAACACCCCATGTttcttttatagttttaacaaCTATCGTTTTATAACAGAAACTAAGTATtccaatataattatataatataattaatgttaaattttatccaTAATTTACCTGTAATGTAGATAGAAGAATGAGAAAACACGAAAATGCCAACATTGCGAGAGCTGTAGGTAAACTGATGATGTATTGTAATGGTATACGGTTTTATAGACGTCTGCGGCCCTGAGCATTGTAACACGGGAAACCACCAAGGCATTGTCATTGATTATTAACATcgtgtacaaacaaattataaatatttcgacAAATTTGCAGGTAACAGGTGTGACAGGTGGCCACCGGAAGTGCGATTTAGAATGTAAATAGTGACTTCCGCTAGGCAGACTTTTTTTTAGAAGAGAATAAAAACGAAACAGCATATAAAGATACTCAGatactcagatttctgtatctgtttcatgatgatTTGTCAATCCAATAGACCAAAGACCATCCACAATGTGTGTCTATGCAAGCCATTCGTGTTCAGCCAGGATTCGAACTTGAacgagtcgcacgctgaagccactaggccaacactgctcagtctatgaaaaagaaaaatttaagaagtgaaaggattatttattaaaaattatttatagtgaTGAATCCCCAGCAGAAATGTtgatttatcaatttaaaaattattactgcTTTCTGATGGacttgataataaaaaatgggtctctaaaatattaaacgccCTTTACTAACTTTacctttataatttaactgttTGAGTTCCGTAGATTGTTGTAGCGTTTATAAATTCCCAGAGcgcaaacaaacaaatgtcAAACATCTAGGGACTATACGATGTATAGTACAGTAGCTATGCTTGCCGTGTCTTGCGGTTTTACACACGATAATTCGTTCATTATCTTCTTAGATATATCCAATATGTTTCCGATTCGAACTAGACTcttcaacattaaatattggcttcaaattaattaagtttgtagtcattaaaatatgttttatatgaaattccTTTTCTAAGGATTGGCAATTCGCCAGGTAGacttatagatataaaaaaatcgtgttagttacaccacttctACTCAAGATTGGCGAGACAAATGTTAGTTTTCTCCTTTTTGGTGGATTCTTCTCCACTTTAAATCGcggaataagtaataaaatatcggataagttatcgtttaacaataaataaattatttaattttatcaatgcAATCAGCCTGTGGTGCCATTTGTTGACAAGATTACGCATCATTTTACATCGAATTCCTGTCGGTTCAAGAAATTCCGATCGTGAGGCGAATGAGGAGATGCTTAACCAATCTTTGATTTTAATcgacattttttgtatgaaagacatgtcatacaaaaaatctaaattagaAAATACTTTAACATGCTGTATAGCAAAAatgaaatcctaaattaagtttaacgCAACAAAACGCAAAGTTTTTAGACCTTTAGGCGGAACGGAAGTTAGCCGGGACAGCTAGTATTAACTTATAGCTAAATGTTTGTAACAATAAGTAAGTatagtatatgtaatatataactacCTTTTTGGgcataggcctcctctaaaCTTTTCTAGATATCTCTATCTTTGCCCATAGTCTGCCAGTCTTTTTACTATATCTATCTCAtcgtattttctaatatttaataaaaaagaatccTAAGCATCGGCGTGTAACAAAGGATTGTTTCCTTTTTTCAACATTAATAAATCTCTGAAACGGCCCACGGCAATGTTAGCCTgattactgtaatttattttaaattacatgattttcattttatatgtaacgCGTGTGAAAAAGTGCAATTACTCGCAAATGATTTAATGTTCAGATCTTTGTAAAATGCGTCATATTTTtcgtattgaataattttgcttttgtatgaatttatgttaaattatatactatttcaAATAGtctatttgcataattttcgttgtcataataatactataaggtaagatttgtatttttctCAAAAAATACCTTTAGATGGCTAAACtactcttttttaaattagtactATTTCTAtttccaaaattaaaaacaattttccaGCCGTGCATAGTGAGGATAGTCCGCTCAGTAATAAGTAGATTATATTTTGTGAACCACAAGAAATCAGTCTATCATTTAAAATCCCTTTGAACTGTGAAATgaactataaaattttgtattaaatattgtctCAATCACCCCGCATAAAGTACAATCCTTCTTGTCTGATGCTCAGACCACATGTGTCATGTTTATAAATCTCTTATTTTATGCTACTATTCTAAAGATTTTAACTATTACTATTTCGCTAGGAGTAGAACTCAAACCTCCATAGgttattctaaataataattattttttatacatttccaTACGAATATCGTAAGTTGAGATGTCAGCaagttccaaataaaataatcctttcacttattttttaagacaGACCTTCATGGTATTTGATTAGTGTCAACGGTAGTGTCGTGACAGactaaatatacattgtaACTATAGggttatacatttataagtttatttttattatattattttaaagaaactgcCAAACATAACttgaaatataatcaatatgcGACAATTACGTTAACTAAGtgacaaaaaaacaaaataactataaaaaaataaatacgtatgTCTATATGAAAAactctaaatatatatctataaaaatttcatgtacaataattttaataattttaatttattacttctcgtactaaataaaatatacaggcGGTTACTGATACGTAACAAGGATCGTTAGACaaaccaaataaatacaaaaattaataatataatgtcttTGACGATGATTAAAAGCTCGATTAGccgtttttatttgtttataatacaaaaatgaaacaataaacaaaaataagatttggaaaatcaaaattacataatacaacaaaataacAAACTACTAtgggtaataaaaaattgtaatggtGAGTGTGTGATTTATTTAGGGGAATTTTGattctatgaaaaaaacaaaaataaatacaaaataatgacTTTCTTGTTGGCTGCCGACTTCGTAATGAAAAGATGAGGGAGACCCTGAAACATCTTGTGGgctatgaaataatttatttatatatactttattaccttaattaaaaacatacaaaaaaacaggttataaaagttataaggcaacgggcggccttatcgcttacaagcgatttcttccaggcaacccctaatgtgaaacaaagaaaaagaaacaccAACATAGGTTCGAGTAcataaaatgcaaaataattaagaaaaaatctcaaaatgacacgttacttatattaaataaaataaagtaaaatctaaacaaaaaacagcaataataataaaaaaatcacaaatttaaaagcCAATCAAAACGTTAActgagaataattaaaaagtaacatACGATTAAaacagattatttttaataagacaaCTTTTCTTGTACAGTATTTAACATAAGTATTGTTTTGTCTATTCAGTTGTAGTCTTTAGCATAAGGTAAGTTATAATTTGGGTAGAGAagggtatataaatattaaaataaaaaattcagattatgactttaatattaaaaatagtttcgtCTCTTCAGCATTTCCAGAACTCTTTAGGGCATTTctgaaacaaaatacataaattttaaaagaaatccgTTCACATCTGTTTATGCTATGAACACTATCTTTTGGtgtcaaaataatgtaatgaacatataatatatataactgaagcaacttattcaatattttctattattacttagttaaatttattcaatattttcactGTGTTTTCCtttcgtaaatgtttgaacctttctatatagtatttattcgATCTGTGGCAATatctttactattatttaaaataaaaaattgtcaataGTCGAAACATAAACAGACACATGACGAACAACCTTGCACATGAAAAATACAGAAACAATTCGGCAAGAACCTACCTTAAGCATAGCAATACCGGTGCAAGTAAACACGTCGTAGGCTTTGCAAGGGTAATCTAGGTACTGCCGCAAGTCACGTTCTACGCAGTCTTTGATGGCTTTTTCGATGGCATCCTTCCATGCCTCGTGGCTCTCAAGCCATTTCTGCAAATGCTTTTTGTAGGCTTCTTTGTTTATCGTGTACTTGTCCACTAAAAATCCAGACTTTTCGAAGACGCATTGGACATCGTTGcactgaaacaatttttatattctcagTTTAAATGTCTGtaattgtttgattattttaatttatttttctgtgaTGTATGTTGatgataaattacttatttaggtacggcttttatttaataaatatgtcggAGCGATGGCACTGGTATCAGCGGGCGAACTAAGCAGAAAAAACGGAGCCAAAAGTCGAAATTAAAATGCCAACAATCAATAGGTATATTTTGTTGACGACAGTAATTTGAGCAAACGGTATCGAGCAATGCATGCTTCCTCGTCATTGTACCTAGTTCTCCTTCTTCAACTTTGTCTGTCTTACCCTGTTTTCCTGTAGATTGTCTTTGTCATTCCTTTTCGTCTTATCCTCACCcagtcatatattttttttatgaccaACCAAGGAGATAACCGCAGGCCTTCGACATTCATAACATTCAAGTATCTGTCTTTCAGAGAGAGTAGGGCGCCTTAGAAACATTCGGGTCAAATCTCTAGGAAAAACTATACTGccgatttcaatttttttacactttttctttagaatatattcgatataatttaaaagcattttcTACATTTGATGggcaattaattaaaaatgcatttgCTAATATCACTTCTGACTTATGTGTGGCAGTGGTAAAGACCTAACCATAATTGCTACTTACGGGTCCAGACAATTTAGGCACAGAGCACTCAGCTAAATGCTTTTCGTCACCTAACTCTGGTATATCACAACACGTTGAAATCGGTTTCTGtaaattaaagaattgaaTGGTTTAACATATGGAAAATtcctgtattattttatacgagAGCGAATTCCAGTGCTTTCATACAACATGAAATATGCAACATCCTAATTTCACAATAGGTATAGCgatttgtaaaatgtatctctGCATCTTATAGCGCATTTACCATGAAGAGTATTCAAAGTGTTTTTGCACAACTTAGCGCATCTTAAGGCAATATCGGTCGCGCACCACTGCGATTTGGAACCAACTGcccactgaattatttcctAACGAATTCGACTTGaagttcttcaagaaaagagcgtaccaatttttgaaAGGCGCTTGCGAGCCTCTGGCTAtataagtgtccatgggcggcggtataacttaactCCAGATGaggctcctgcccgtttaccactatattacattaattacaaaattttctgCGAAACAGGTAAATGGCTTCTGTACATTTTCATCGAGCAAGTGTCCAATGCATACATAGAATTAAAACCTAAGAGTACACAGTTGGAAATCGATTGTACGACCTCAGAAAGCTACACGCACTAACCACTAGGgcatttctaatttaaatattattagatactAATATTCTACATACAAGTGTAGCTCCCCGGTTTCTTTCTTCCGTGTGTCCCGCTTTGCAAGCCTGCGAACAATGATACATAGTTGAATACTTTTTTCATAGCATTTCTGTTTAGCTGCTGTGGTCCCTTGTTCGCGTGACGGTGCGACTCTCAATCCTGAGGTTCGAACCTCAGTAGTGCACCAAAAGACTTTTATGTTTTagtgcacatttaacacttctacggtgaaggaaaacaacgTCGAAGGCAGAGACGGTTGAACACTTCATCACCCCTTTCCTATTAGAAATAATCTCTCATAAGAAATCTGAGACAAAATTCAAAGGTTGTACCACCGTTTCTATTTAGTAtgtctgtaattaaaatatttctaaatacatCTTGTCCCATATGCATACATTATGCTAATAAGAATTAagcaaactatttaattacataattaatataacagtCTGGATTAAGTATACTGAATATGAAATACAAGTGCATTAACGTTGTGCCTGTATATGCTAAAAAATCACTGTGGTACAAAGGCACACACTTGTCAGTCGCAAAGATAACGGAACAAGGATTACAAGGAACAAAAAACTTTGCCTTTAGAATAGTTCACAATAcgcacaaacaaaaaaatatgacattgAGTGcgtaactattaaatattgcaaaaaggtaataaaaagaaatgtgcAGATCGGccgagttaaaatattttagattacactcagcaatatttatgaaaataaaatacgtagaTAAGAAATTCGCGATGGGCGTTTTTTCGTAAACATTACATCTCACATGACCTGCAGGTTAGATAAatcgatattcaattaatttattcgtaatattaaacatataattaaagcGTTATCaactcatattattatttgcattatgcattcgaataatattaatttattcgaCAGTCCAGTAGCAATATAGATTGAAATTATGCATTATAATTTGTGAGACAGGTACACcactatgaataaaatgaacCGCTCGTGGATACCTGCAAGCTTCGGATGTGTTGCCGGCCATTTAGGGAATGACCTTTTTTGGTACTGATTTTTTTAGCATTAATATGTTGTGTAATCtaacattagttaagttacaaatatatattatacttaacaattaGAAGTAGAGACCTAATGATTGCAATCATCGCATACTTGAAGCCAAAATTATCCCTTTTGGTTGGAGTGTGGAATACactcatatataatatattatcattctTGTTTCCGATACTATCAAAAAAAGTGTTACATGTAACATATATCTTTATACATGTCTAAAACAACCCCTATAGAACTTAACTCTTCTGTATTTTTATCgagtcaaaatatattaacatacaatgtgtaaatatataaacgataTAAGTTATATGTCTTTTGTATGCATTTTGCCAAACAAAGGAAgagaaacaaataatacaaagaaaCTCTTTGTATTCTATGCATTCCTTCTTGTCCCCGTAAACAAACACACATCAAAAgtgtttattaagttaaaaaacaatatttaaaaaattaaattacagataaaaaatatttacagaggaaatttttacttaacagTATAAATCCGTTTATAACGTAAAAACAATGAGAAAAATTCCACTTACCAAAACAAACaatagaaatgaaaatattggAAGCATTTTGCACTGTCCTATTTCAACATTCTCTAgcaaataaacagaaaaagttATCTGCAGtgttatatactttaatatacttcagtaaataaagttatctTATGTCAGAGGTTAAGTTACTTCGAGGAATGTTACTCTCTTTAAATGGGctgttaagtttattaataggTTTTaagaaatgataatattataagttataaatcaaaaattaactttataaataattatttatttattcaattaaatttatattaaataatattataattacttactataaataactaaggaatatttattaaattattcaagtgCTTTGTGTTTACATaagaacaaatttttattggcaacttatgttaaatatcccATAAATTAGATAAGACATAAATTACTCATTTGTATTAAGTTACGCTAGATTGTAATGTTCTATGATGTTACAGTGAAGAAactattatcaaaaaaatattcgatgCAGTACAAACTAAGCCAATATGATAGTGTCGAACAAAAAGgtgtgttaaattaattgtaaaataaaggttttattagAAATGAAGAGGAGCAAAtcaatgatcctaatccttgggattgatttgttccagttcaaacaatttgtattaaaaacttggcgattaataagagtggcggaaagtttcttgccagttcttcttacccgctctacgcccttgacttgcgaactagttgtaaatgtaaatttacaattaatttaatttgttttaattgaagTTCAtcagtgtacatgtttacctatatgaataaagatatttttgagtttgtgTTTGATAAAGGCTATTGATACAGCAACGAGAGGAgatcttattataatttatttaaagggtctgtagatttatttaatgagcCTTTCAAGCATGAACATGACAAAACCCTGTAAGTTAATTGAAATGATCTAGACACGTAGCCAGTAGCAACGATGGCAGGTGGACGCAAAGTCTGTAAAAATGTCTGGGCCCGCATGGCACAAGATCGAGAGTCTGAAGGCCGGTCTTGTGTCAGATGGACGGATGACAATGGCGGAGGCGGAAGAGGGCTGGAGACAGcaggaaatataaatagacCTTGGAGTAGGGTTTTACCCGTCGTATGTCGAGAAGCGAATAGGACTCTGCTGTTACCACATCCCGCATTAGGCGAGTTGGTGACGCCATGGGATTTCAGTGGGTATGCGCAATGCActtccccaagtaaaaaaaataaagggtTTTACCCGttcacatataaatttaagttcattttatttaattgcttaCTGTCGTGTCTTAACGTCTTGTTTCGTTTGTATAAATCAAAACATGTTcaataaacatacttattcGCTGGACATTGCGGATTAGGTACCCGATaagacagatttttttaattaatcagtCCACTTCCGAAAATAGCTCTGAATATTCAACGATTATTCTGACGTATTTCCAAAGAAttgaaattaactaaaatgataaaaaacctacttgttaataataaaatgaatgaataaaatagtGTATAATGTTTGATAAAGAACGTAAATATTTGTGTCACTTCGATATCTCTGAAAACAACGTACCGAAGTGCATTTCACGCTTGCACGATACTTTCAAAGTTCACGTGaaagtttatatttcattatctgATATTGTACGAAGATACGTGTCTACCTACAAGAGGTACACTACCTACAAATCTAAAAAGGCGCCAGGCGTTCGATTATCACTGTACAAACGAACGTCATATTTTGACATATCATATCCTGTCAGCGAGTGTTGGACTTTTTATTCTGTGC contains the following coding sequences:
- the LOC110992623 gene encoding uncharacterized protein LOC110992623 — translated: MLAFSCFLILLSTLQSVMPQGPSGLCGPPPVDKPFECCKMPHLFTSEERADCGFEEPTDGKRRGPPDCSKLICLMNKKNLMKDEKNVDLDAVSDFLDTWTAENADFKDTVDKAKERCLKDDVSGPPEACLPDRIVTCMFFETFNNCPKWEESEKCDKLKTHMEQCRARLT
- the LOC110992625 gene encoding uncharacterized protein LOC110992625, whose translation is MLPIFSFLLFVLACKAGHTEERNRGATLKPISTCCDIPELGDEKHLAECSVPKLSGPCNDVQCVFEKSGFLVDKYTINKEAYKKHLQKWLESHEAWKDAIEKAIKDCVERDLRQYLDYPCKAYDVFTCTGIAMLKKCPKEFWKC